Genomic window (Candidatus Vicinibacter proximus):
GGATCAATTTTTGATTTTGAGAATGAGATTTTAATTAAAATTTGTCTAAGATTTAAAATGGAATATCCATCCATATGAGGCTTTTGGAAAACATATAGATATTATTAATCCTCCCTAAAAATGGCTTTTATTTCCCTGATTTTTGCTGTGGGTAAAAGGGAGGCGAGTAAAACAATAGAAAGTACCGTGAAACTTACCAAAAGGAAGTCCCCTGAGCGCAAGGCAATAGGGTAAGCATCAATAATAAATTCATCCGGCACTCTGATCAAAGCATAATTCATTTGGAGAATATAAAATATCATTGCCAGAACAAATCCAGATAAGAGTCCTATTAATCCGATTCCCAGACCAATCAGCAGAAAAATTTTCTTGATTTGTCGGGTGGTCATGCCTAAGGATTTAAGTATAGAAATGTCTTTTCTTTTTTCCAAAACAATCATCCAAAGTGTACCTACAATTGTAAAAGATACAAGAATAAGCGTAAGGCTGAATAGTAAAAAGAAAAGCCATTTTTCAAGATTCATAATTTTTAAAAAAGCTTCATCTTGTTTGTACCTGTCTTTTACAATAAAATCAGCACCACAAATCAGCTGAATTTTACGGATCAAGGAGCTGATATCCGTTTTGGGTTGAATTTTAATCTCAATTGCAGTCAGTAAATCAGGCGCATTAAGTAATTTTCTGAGCAATTCCAGATCAGCAAATAAATATTCATAATCTGCATCCTGATGAAGAGAGAAAATTGCAGAAGGAGTAAGTGGATGTCTGCTGAATTGCTCCTGAGAAAACTCATTATTGAGCTGATCTCCGTTTGGTGTAAAAACATAGAGATCAGTCATAACATTAGAAAGTGAGACACCTAATTTATTAGCTAATCCCAGACCTATCCATGTGAAGTTTGGATCAGACGAGCCTCTGAGGTTTCCTTCAACCAAAGCTGAGTCCAATAAGCTTACATGAATAAAATTGCTATCAACCCCCTTAATTATTCCAAAATCCTGTGCTTTGTCATATTGCAACATGCAGGTTTGATCCAATGTTTTTGAAAGATATTTTATATCAGGAAAAGAGCTAATGTCTTCTATTCTAAGAGATTTTTCATTGAAGGCTTTGCCAGATTTACTTACGATTTTAATATCAGGATTATGTTTACTGAATAAACCAGACAGGAGATTTTCAAAACCATTAAATACGGACAGCACAATAATTAGGGCAGCGGTACCTACTGACAGACCAAGGACAGAAATTCCTGTAATGAGATGAATAGCCTGAGAAGATTTTTTCTTTAACAGATATCTTAATGCAAGAAATGAGGTAGTATTCACGTGCGTGGTTTAATGGCGTTATAAATAGCATCATGAATTTTCAACCGATATCTATTTCTATGAAGTAAATTTATCTTACCGTTTGGAAAAGTTCTATTGGATAAAAAAACATATAAAAGATTTTGATCAGGGTCAGCCCAAGTACAGGTTCCGGTAAAACCCTGATGCCCAAAAGTTCTGGGTGATGAAAGTGAGGATACATAAGGAACTTCGACATTGCTCGTATCTCTTAGATCAAAGCACAAACCTCTTCTGCCTAATTCTTCATCCCTTCCTGTGAAGGAGCTTATTTGTTCTGCGGTAAAATATTCCCGTCCACCATAATTGCCATTATTTAAAAAACATTGCATAATGATAGCTACATCTTTGGAATTTCCGAACAAGCCAGCATGTCCACTTACTCCACCCAGCAATGCAGCACCCATATCATGTACGTGACCGCGAAGGGTCTGATGTCTGAAATAAGTATCTTCTTCGGAAGGAGCAATTTGTAAAATCAATTCATTACTTTCCCTTGGGTTATAATTCAAGAAATTTAATCCAAGTGGCTTATAAAAATTTCCTTGTAGATAATCTACCAAATTTTTACCTGTTAGAGCCTCCACTAAAGGTGGAATAAGGTAGAAACCAAGATCTGAATATAGAAATTTCTTCTGTTCGTTTAATTTGCTATTAATGATTCTCGTCCTTACTGAATCAAGAAAATCAGCTCTCAAAAATAAATCTTCTGCGACACAAATTGGAAAAGAGTCAGAGCATTGGTATCTATAATACCGATGGTCAATAAGGTTAAAAGTATCCAGACCAACCAGAGTTGATTTGTAAAAAGGAATCCATGTCAATAATTTAGCCTGATGCAGCAATATATCCCTAATCGAGATGTCCTCTTTATTGGAACCTTTTAAGAAAGGCAGATAATGAGATAGTTTTTTTTTTACATCCAAAAGATTATCGTCGTCCATCATCATTAGAGCTGGAGCTGACGCAAGGATTTTGGTTAAACTGGCCAAATCATATAAAGTTTCATCCTGGACCAGATTATTAGGATTTAAATCAAGTGTTCCGAATGATTTTTGATACAATATTTTATTGTCTTTAGCTACCAAGATTTGGCATCCCGGTGCGACTTTTAGATCTACTAACTTTTGTGCCAATTTATCAATAGCCAAAAGGCTGTCGGAACTTAATCCAGTAGCTTCTGGTATTGCATAACCCATGCGGAAGAGAGATGGTCGCTTGATAGATTTTCCAAGATAATAATCTGGTGAAATATCCAATGGCAGACTTCCTTTTATCGGGTCAGTACCAAATAGAAGTTGGGCGGAAATGTCTTGAGCAACAAAATTATCTTCATAAGCCAATAAAATGGATGGCACTTGATTAAATTCTTTTATAATGTAAGGATTTCCAAATACTACCAGAATTACTCTTTTATACTTGGCCAGATTGAGAATAATATTTTTTATGTTTTGGTTAAGTCCAAAACTATCCTTTTGTTTATAGCTTAATTTGTGTAGTGATATAATTACTAAATCCGCAGAATCAATGGTATCTAATATTTTTGTTGAGATGGTATCGTTCTTATTTATGAAAAAATGCTGAGCTTCACAAAAATCAGAAATCCTTGATTGAAATTTTGTTATCCCATTAACGCCTACACTGAGACTTACTATTTTTTTATTCAGATCGCGGATAGGAACATTGAGAAAGGTATCTTTTACTAAGGTTATTGCTTGCCTGTAGATATTTTCCTTTAATGCTTGTGCATTTGGGTGATTGATTTTTTTGAGGAGATCGATAGAGTCGGATGGCTGATAGTTTGACAAGCCTGCTTTTGATTTTGCTTCTAAAATTAATCTTACAGATTGATTCAACTTGTCTATTGAATAATTTCCATTTTCAATGACTGCTTTAATTTTTAAAATAGCTTCCTCAATATTTTCGCTTAACAATAAAATGTCGTTACCTGCTTTTAATGCTTCGATTTCCAGTTCACCGGGTTGGAAGGATTTTGAAACTGCTTTCATTTCCAGAGCATCTGTTATCACAAGCCCCTTAAATTGAAATTCCTCTCGCAGTATATTTTTAATGATGTTATGTGATAGGGTGGCAGGTACAATTTGTTGTTCTTCCAGTTTTGGTATAGCTAGATGGCCGACCATCACGGATGCAATATCTTTGGAACACATAACCCTGAATGGAAAAAGTTCCAAGGTGTCCAATTGATTTTTTTCATGGTTTAACGTCGGCAGTGCTTCATGAGAATCCATGTCGGTATCGCCATGGCCAGGGAAATGTTTGGCGCAAGCAAGAATGCCACCATCTTGTAATCCCTGCATATAAGCATAAGACTTGTTTGTAACTAAAATTTTATCTGAGCCGAACGATCTTTCATTAATGACAGGATTATTGGGATTGTTATTAATGTCAAGAACCGGTGCAAAATTGAGATGGATGCCTAACAGTTTTAGTTGGGCAGCCATTTGCTTTCCCATTTGATAAATTAGTTTGTTGTCCTGGATGGCACCGAGTGTCAATTGTTTGGGAAAATAAAAACCATCTTGTTTTAGTCTCATTCCAAGTCCCCATTCAGCATCAATACTTACAAGCAATGGAATTTTTGATACACTTTGATATTGTCTGGTGAGATCTGCCTGAGTTTGTGCATTTCCCTGAAAAAAACAGAGTCCACCAATATTTTTATCTACAATTAACCTGTAAATTGAGTTGATGTGGGCGGTGTCGTTATTGCCATAAGCCCGGACCATAAAAAGTTGTCCTATTTTTTCTGACAAGGTCATTTTGGACAATAGTGAATCAATCCAGATTTGATTAACACTTTGTAGTTGTCCAAAACTATCTTGAGAGAGAATCCAAAAAATGCTAAGTATGAAAATATTCCTGATCTTCATTACTTACTATGGGCATTGAATTTGTTTAAAATATCAGGGTCTATATCCTTGGCTGCTTTAAGCGCCTTTTCCGCATTAATTTGATCTCCTGCATTTAAATAAGTTAAATAGACATTGAAATGTGCCTCGGCATTTTTTGGATTCTTAATCAGCACCTTATTGAAATATTCCAATGCTTTGTTGTAGTCTTTCAAAACACCGTGTGCTACACCCAATAATGAAATTGTTTCCTGATCTTCGGCATTCATGCTGTATGCTTTATTAAGATATTCGATGGCTTTTACGGGATCGTTTTCCATCATGCCAGCTTGTCTTCCTTTTTCTCTATAGGATAATGTAAGATTTTTAAAAGCTTCTTCGTCTTGTGGTAAATATTTCAATATAAACTCATAACGTAATATTGCCAGGCTGTATTCTTTTGACAAAAAGTAAGCATTCCCTAAAAGCATGTAGGCATCAAAATACATTGGATGCAATTCAATAGCTTTTAACAAATGTTTTTTTGCCCGGGCTAGATTGGCTTCTATTTTGGCTGGGTCTTTTTCCTTTGCATTTGCATCCAGCAGTACACCGCCTACTGCATTATTTATTTTGGCGCTGTTGGGTGAATTTTTCACATCTGTTGTAATGAGAACAAAATCATTTTTCCATTCAAAGTTTCGGGTTATGGTTTTAGCACCATAAAGTAAAATCATAAATATGAAAAATCCTGTTCCCAGAAATTTATTTTTTTGGGTGATATATACAATAAACAATGCCATTAGAATTGAAAATCCTACTGATGGCATAAACAAGAATCGTTCACCCATGAAAGTTCCAATAGGAAATACTAGATTGCTTACCAAGCTTAAAGGTAAAAGATATGCCAAAATGGAAAATGAAAATATTGGATTGGCATTCCTGAACTTGAATATTCCGTATAAAAGTAAGGAGTATGTTGCCAGAGAAATTAGTGGAAATAAATTCCATATGGATTGAATGGCAATATGTTTAGGATAGTAATCATAAGTAAGCGGGTGTGGAAAAAAAAGCAAACCTATGTATTTCAGCAACGTATGAAAAATAGTTCCATAACGTTCTGCCGAAGTAACATAAACATATTTATCGTTTACAAATTTCAGGAAAGGATTGTTCATGAGTTCACCGGATTCACCAGCGATTGGATTCCAGCCTAATATTTGTGCACGAATGATAAAAAATAATAAACCAGGAAGGATGAGCCAAAACATGTATTTAATGGAATCACTAAATTTTTGATTGTACAATAGGAATAGACCTGCAGGAATAATCCCAATGTAAGTGATGGCATTTTCTTTAGACATTAAACCTAAAAACAAGCTAATGAGTGCAAAAAGCAAATATTTCTTATTGTTACTTTCAATAAAATTGAGTAATGAATCGAAACATAATAAAGAGAAGAGAAGAGCAACAATTTCATCCATTCCTTTAATGTTTGCTACACATTCAGTATGGACAGGATGAGCCATAAAGATTAAAGTACTCAGGAATGCGAGGATGGATGTTTTATCTTTAAATTTCAAGAGAAGCAATCTGCTTAGGACCTTATATAAAATTAAACAAAGGCATAAATAAGCCAGTAGGTTAAACAAGTGAAAAATAAAAGGCATAGCGCCGAATATTTCATACACCATGGCAAAAAATACAGGAGTTAGAGGCCGGTATCGTCCTCCCGAGACAAGTTTATCCTTACCTTCTTTTTTAAAAAAGCCCCTAAATGTATCTTTTGTTAACAAGTCAGGGATTCCACTGATTCCTTTGGTTACATATTCATTTCGAGTTATGACAATTCCATCGTCTACCGCAAATTCATTCAATAATGAATTTCCATACCATACAAACACCAGGATACCAATAAGCAGACGGTGATGTTTTGCTGAATATAGAAGGTGGTCATAAATCGATCCAAGCATTTTTATTATTTTATGAATGAATGACGAGACGAAGGAATGCAAAAAAGGTTCAAATTTTACTCCATGGTACTGTACACATTCTGTACGTCATCATCTTCCTCAATTTTATCCAGAAGTTTATTAACCTCGTCTTCCTGTTCCGTTGAAAGTTTCTTGGTGGTTGTAGGAATGCGGTCAAAACCAGATTCAATGATTTCAAAATTGTGTTGCTCAAAATATGCCTGAAGTTTTCCAAAAGCATCAAAAGCACCATATACAATCACTTCATCTCCTTCAACAGACAATTCTTCGCAGCCACAATCGATGAGTTCCAATTCCAACATTTCAGGATCTATATCTGCAGGTTTTTTGAATCTGAAATTACATTTGTGTTCAAACATAAAAGATACAGATCCTGTCACACCTAAACTTCCACCATATTTATTAAAATACGAACGGATGTTGGCAACAGTGCGGGTATGATTATCGGTGGCAGTCTCCACAAGAACTGCTATACCGTGGGGAGCATAACCTTCATAAATTATAATTTCCAAATCTTTTTCCTCCTTGGATGTTGCTTTCTTAATTGCTGCTTCCAATCTATCTTTTGGCATGTTAAGGGCTTTTGCGTTTTGCATGGCTGCCCTTAACCTAGGGTTATTGTCCGGATTTGGACCGGATGCTTTTACGGCCATAAACACATCTTTACTTATACGAGCAAACTGTTTGCTCATTTTTGCAAACCTTGCAAACATTTTGTGTTTTCTGACTTCGAAAATTCTTCCCATTTGTTCTGAAACTTAAAATTTAGGCAAAAATAGCTTATGAAAATGACTTATTTATTTAAAACAGGCTTTAAAACCAATTTTGAAAATTAGAAATAGCCTTTAGAAGCTGTGCTGAGTTTATAACCTAACCCAGGATCAGCCCGATATGCTTTTTTCATATATTCTGTAGCTGTATTTTTGTCCCCCATTTTAAAGTAAGTATTGGCAAGGTTAGCCAACATCATACCGGCGTTTGGCGGATTCATTTCAAGGGCTTTATTGAAGTATTTAATAGATTCCGGAAAATTCTCTTTTACACCATAAGCGATACCGAGAGATTCCAATAGACGAGAATCGTTAGGATTGATTTTCAATGCTTTTATCAGGTAATCTAAAGCCTGATCGAGATCTAGTTGTTTAAGGGCCATCATACGGCCTTGTTCCCTATAGGATGCTTGAAGATTTTTAATGACATCTTTTCCTGTAGGAATTAGCTCCAAGTATTTTTCATAAGTCTCAGCGGCTTTCAAATATTCTTTTCGCATGTAATAAGAGTTTCCTAAAAGGTGTATTGCATTGATGTTGCGTGGGTAGAGTTGGATGGTTTTGTCCAAATGAATGACTGCCTCATCGAGAATTCTCCGGCCTTCCAAACTATCTTTTGTGACTTTAAATTTCTCAATTCTGTTATAAGCCAAAGAACTGTGTGCTTTTGCACTATTTTTTGAAACCATAACATCTGTTGAAAAAAGTGTATAGTCATCCTTCCAAACTAAATTACGAGAACTGGTTTTTAAACTGTAGAATCCCAAAATAAGAATTAAGAAAGAAAACCCAGCCCATTTATTTTTTTGGAATAGGTAATACAATCCATAACCCATAAGCATACAAAATCCAAGAGAGGAAGCAAAGGCGAAACGTTCTCCCATCGGAGTGCCGATATTGATGACGAGGTTAGAAATCAATATTAGAGGAATCAAATAGGCCAAAGTTGAAAAACTGATCAATGGTTTAGTTTTAAAATACCTTATCGTCAAGAATATGAGGAAGCCATAGAACAATAAAGAAAGTAGTGGGATTCCTGTAGCTAAATTTACGAGTGGAATTTGTTTTGGAAAATAATCATGTGTCAATGGGTGTGGAAACAGAAGCAATCCAATGTACTTAAACAGAGAGTAAAAGATCATCCCAAATTTTTCAGCTGAAGTTGCATCTACAATATTGTTGCCTCTCATTTTTAAGAAGGGGTTTGTCATTAAGTCTCTGGTTGGTGCGTCTAAAAGACTAAATCCTAAAACAGCGAGTCTGGCGGCTATATAAATTGCAGAAGCGGTCAATATTGGGACAATATTTTTTACTGCATCAATTAATTTAATATCCCTGAACACCAACAAGCCGATAGGTATCAACAACAAATAGTGAATAGCATTTTCCTTTGAAAACAAAGCAAACGCAAATAAAGGAAGACTGATCCAGAGCCATTTTTTTTGGTTTTCGTCTATGGATTTCAAGATGCAAGAGAAAGCGAGGATCGAAAACCAAAGTGAAAATATTTCATCTAATCCCTTTATGTTAGCAACCACCTCTGTGTGAATTGGATGTGCGGCAAAAAGCAAAGTAGCAAAAAAGGAAATCGGACCTGCATAATCCGGAAATTTATTCTTTAAAAGTCTAATAAACAATAGATAAACCGATAGACAAAGTAAGGAGAAGAACAGGACATTAAAGAAATGGTAAATCCAGGCATTTTCTCCGGAAAACTCGTAAACAAGAGAGAAGAATACTAATGTAAGTGGCCGGTACCGACCACCGGTAACAGCTGTTGCACTATTTTCAGATTTTAAGAATCCTTTAAACGTGTCGTATTTCAAAATTTCCGGAATGCCGGCAAGTCCTTTTGTAACATATTCATTTTTCTTAATGACAATATTGTCATCCAGTACGAAGGAGTTATTAAGGGTATTAAAGTAAAGTGCCATTGGTATTAAGAATACCAAAATCTTATGAAGATTTTTTTGGTGAATAAGTTTGTCAATGATGTTGTTCATTCTAAAATAAGCAATTACATATGTGATCAAATTTCCATAAAATAACCCATGCAGTTGCAAAGCTGTATGGGAGCGCAAATATAGGGAAATGTGTGGTTACAACTTTTACTTGGGTTATGAGATTCCGGAATCTTTTGAATTATGATTCAAATTATGTACAAATTTTTTAAGAACATTAATATTTATTCAATTCTTGCAACCGGATAAATCTTATAGTAAGGTTCAGCTGCGCTGGAATTTTCATATATGTACTCTAAACGGGCACTCTTGTTGGATGCAAATTCTGAATCCGTGTTAATTTTATGAAGATATTTTGATTTCAGAATTGGATCTTTGAGCAGTATCTGATCAGCAATTGGGGCAAAAAGATAGTCTGAAAAATATTCCTTCCGTTGAAGTATGGCATCAAAAAAGTTCCATGCGAAATAGGAATCCACTCCCTGCGGTTCAAGTGTTTCTGTTAAAAAGCGAGCGGCGGCCTGATCAGTTGAGATTATGTAGTCCCCTTTAAAATAGGGATAGCTAAGATTCATTTTAATTATTCCCACTTTATTGTGATAAAAGTGATTTTCGTAAGGCTCCTTAGGGGATGTCAGTTCTGTTATTTTGTAGAACGAGGCATCCACAATGGTATCTTTTGTTAGGGGAATTAGTTGAACCCTATTAGCCATTAATCTTTCTGCTACCTCTTCGTAAGCTTTAGGTAGTATATAGAATTTTGGTTTTCTGACTTCAATTTCTTTAATATAGGTATTGTAGTATGGAATGTTTTGAATAAATTTTTTTTCCGAATTAAAGTTGTACAAGCTTAGTTGTAATTCCGGATAAGTCGTTAATTCAGTTTCATAGCCTCTAAACAGAAGAGTGTCTGCTTGAGATGCATCCAATTTCCACTTCAAGGTAACAAAATTGGCTTGTTTAGATTGAAGAATGGCTAATTTCCGAGCTTCCTTAATTTCATGATGATGGAGGGAAGTATAGTTGATGAGAATTGTTAATAATTTTAAAGTAGAGTGGACACGGGTCTCGAATGGTTTGAGCATATGTGTTTCTATCATCAAAGGAAAACTGTGATGAAGAGTTGCAAAGCCTGTTGAAAATCTTGGATTATCAAGAAAGCCATAGATGCCTTTTTTAGGGGTATCCTCCACATTTACATACTGTATCATTTCATCATTTTCTGTTCTCATTTCTTCAAATAAAGTGGGCATCATTTGGAGGTACATTAATTTGCTGATGGGTTCGGAAAGTTTATTTTTTTGTGAGGCAAGAAGAGTAATGTTGTAGGGATAGTCGGCTCCATCAGAGGTATGTGTTTCTACAAATACATCCGGATCCCATTTATTGTAAATTCTGGTGAATGTCTTTGCATTTCTGCTGTCACACTTAATATAGTCTCTATTAAGATCAAGGTAATTTCTATTGCCTCTAAAGCCATAAGATTCAGGTCCATTTTGATTGGCCCTGGTGTGATTGTTGCGCATTTGTGCTCCACCAACATTATAAATTGGAATAATTATGATGCTTACATGGTCAAGAATTTTGTTGTTTTTTTGAATACTGACTAATTCTCTGGAAAGCATCATAGATGCATCAATTCCTTCGGGTTCTCCAGGATGTATTCCGTTATTGATCATTAAAATGGCACGTCCCTTAGCACGGATTTTTTCGGGGGTAGAGTAGCCGTCTTTATCAATAACTACAAGGTGCACTGGGTCTCCAACATCGGATGGACCAGCTTCTAACATTTTTATTTTTTTATTCTTGCTGTCGAGGGATTTATAAAAGTCAATGCATTGGGTATAAGTAGATGTTCGCAATTTATTTTTTTCAAATGGAGTCAAGAAATCAATCTGTCCATAAGATGGCAGAAATACCCAAAAAAGCAATGGATATAGAAAGCTAATTTTAAAAAATTTATTAAAAGTGAATATCATATTAGTCCAATAGTTTTTTAATTAAATTAGGGAATATCGTCCAAAAATATCGATTATTTTAATCTTTAAAAAAAATGAAATGAATTGCAAAATGAAATAGTAGCAGTCCACTACTTATAATACATACTGGTCATTACCGGATTATGATCAGAAAAGGAAGTTTGCAGGACTTTGTGATTGCAAAACGAAAATTTCTTTTCATCACTCAGAATAAAATCTATTCTCAATCCTGGAAGTGCGCCGACATAAGTACTGCCTATTCCATTGCCGTTTTCCAGGAAGCTGTCCTTTCGTTTTTTGGATAATTGACGGTAGGCATAGGAAAATGGCGTATCGTTAAAATCACCAGCAATGATCACAGGATATTCCGAACCATTTGCATGGGTGCTTACCATTTCAGCTTGTCGAGCTCTTCGCAACGACATTCTTCTGTATTGAACCAACATTCTTTTGATCACGTTCAGCTTTTCAATACTTTTTTCTTCGTCATCATCTGTCAAAGTATTTACGTCCTTTGATATACGGTTGGACTGGAGATGCACACTATAAATTCTTGTTCTTCGTCCATTGATTAGGATATCGGCCCACAGGCAGGAATTGGTATTGGTGCCAAAATCAATTAGCCCATGATCCAGAATTGGGAATTTTGAATAAATGGCGGTGCCATGATTGATCATGTAATGAACATAAGAGAACAGTCCAGTGCTGTTGATCACATTATCAGCATAAAGATTATTTTCCTGTACACACAGGATTTCAGGATCAGTTTTGCGGAGAAAGGAAAGAAATTGATTTTTATTTTTTTGCTGACTTTGGTCTATGGTATCTTTCAGATTTTTTAGTCCATAAACATTAAAAGTCATTAAGTTAAAATTATTATTCCTGCATTTGGGGGATGGGTTGGGATCGTTCCAGGCATAAAATTTTTGCAAATGGCTAAAGCCAAGCACAAGAATTAGGAAGGAAAGGATTGCATATTGCCATTTAAAAATCAACCACCAAAAAATAAACATCAGGTTAATTCCAAAGCTGATGGGTACGAGAAGGCTGGAGATGGAAAATATCCAAAAATTCTGAGGGTTAATGCCACATACCAAATAAAGCAACACACAGGCAATGCCCCACACGATATTGACTGAAAAAAGAAATTGCATCATAATTTATGTCTACTGATGAATTCCAGATCCTTCTTTTCTTTTTCAGTAAGAGATTCTATTCCCTGATTTTTAATTTTATCAAGAAGTGCATTTAATTTTTCTTCCAAATTGTCTTCCGGAATGATCTCAGTCTTGTTGGGAGATTTGTTTTTTTTTGCGACACTCATTTTGGCGACAGTACCCATTTTTTGTTTTTTCTGGATGAAGAGACTAAGTACATCCATCTGATAACCATTTCTTAAAAGCAAGATGTATAAATATCCCCATAATGCACCTCCCAAATGAGCAAAGTGACCTCCGGTATTTTGATTTTGAGAAGCCATTAAAAGATCTAGAAATAATAAGGCGGCGGCAAGATATTTAATAGGTATTGTGCCAAACAATATCAGTCTTATCGAGTAATCCGGCGAAAGAGTGGCTGCAGCCAGCAAAAGTGCCATTACTGATGCAGAAGCGCCATAGGCAATGGTAAGGTGACCAGAATACCATGGAACAATGGCCGCAGATAAGAGAAAAAACCCCGCACCCATTAATGCGCCTTGAAAGAAAATTCGGACAAGGTGCTTTCTTCCAATAAAATCTTCTACAATCATCCCAAACCAATATAGTGCCATCATATTCCACAGTAAGTGAAATAACCCGTCATGTGTAAATATGTGGGTAA
Coding sequences:
- a CDS encoding glycosyltransferase family 39 protein, whose product is MNNIIDKLIHQKNLHKILVFLIPMALYFNTLNNSFVLDDNIVIKKNEYVTKGLAGIPEILKYDTFKGFLKSENSATAVTGGRYRPLTLVFFSLVYEFSGENAWIYHFFNVLFFSLLCLSVYLLFIRLLKNKFPDYAGPISFFATLLFAAHPIHTEVVANIKGLDEIFSLWFSILAFSCILKSIDENQKKWLWISLPLFAFALFSKENAIHYLLLIPIGLLVFRDIKLIDAVKNIVPILTASAIYIAARLAVLGFSLLDAPTRDLMTNPFLKMRGNNIVDATSAEKFGMIFYSLFKYIGLLLFPHPLTHDYFPKQIPLVNLATGIPLLSLLFYGFLIFLTIRYFKTKPLISFSTLAYLIPLILISNLVINIGTPMGERFAFASSLGFCMLMGYGLYYLFQKNKWAGFSFLILILGFYSLKTSSRNLVWKDDYTLFSTDVMVSKNSAKAHSSLAYNRIEKFKVTKDSLEGRRILDEAVIHLDKTIQLYPRNINAIHLLGNSYYMRKEYLKAAETYEKYLELIPTGKDVIKNLQASYREQGRMMALKQLDLDQALDYLIKALKINPNDSRLLESLGIAYGVKENFPESIKYFNKALEMNPPNAGMMLANLANTYFKMGDKNTATEYMKKAYRADPGLGYKLSTASKGYF
- a CDS encoding tetratricopeptide repeat protein; amino-acid sequence: MLGSIYDHLLYSAKHHRLLIGILVFVWYGNSLLNEFAVDDGIVITRNEYVTKGISGIPDLLTKDTFRGFFKKEGKDKLVSGGRYRPLTPVFFAMVYEIFGAMPFIFHLFNLLAYLCLCLILYKVLSRLLLLKFKDKTSILAFLSTLIFMAHPVHTECVANIKGMDEIVALLFSLLCFDSLLNFIESNNKKYLLFALISLFLGLMSKENAITYIGIIPAGLFLLYNQKFSDSIKYMFWLILPGLLFFIIRAQILGWNPIAGESGELMNNPFLKFVNDKYVYVTSAERYGTIFHTLLKYIGLLFFPHPLTYDYYPKHIAIQSIWNLFPLISLATYSLLLYGIFKFRNANPIFSFSILAYLLPLSLVSNLVFPIGTFMGERFLFMPSVGFSILMALFIVYITQKNKFLGTGFFIFMILLYGAKTITRNFEWKNDFVLITTDVKNSPNSAKINNAVGGVLLDANAKEKDPAKIEANLARAKKHLLKAIELHPMYFDAYMLLGNAYFLSKEYSLAILRYEFILKYLPQDEEAFKNLTLSYREKGRQAGMMENDPVKAIEYLNKAYSMNAEDQETISLLGVAHGVLKDYNKALEYFNKVLIKNPKNAEAHFNVYLTYLNAGDQINAEKALKAAKDIDPDILNKFNAHSK
- a CDS encoding serine hydrolase; the encoded protein is MKIRNIFILSIFWILSQDSFGQLQSVNQIWIDSLLSKMTLSEKIGQLFMVRAYGNNDTAHINSIYRLIVDKNIGGLCFFQGNAQTQADLTRQYQSVSKIPLLVSIDAEWGLGMRLKQDGFYFPKQLTLGAIQDNKLIYQMGKQMAAQLKLLGIHLNFAPVLDINNNPNNPVINERSFGSDKILVTNKSYAYMQGLQDGGILACAKHFPGHGDTDMDSHEALPTLNHEKNQLDTLELFPFRVMCSKDIASVMVGHLAIPKLEEQQIVPATLSHNIIKNILREEFQFKGLVITDALEMKAVSKSFQPGELEIEALKAGNDILLLSENIEEAILKIKAVIENGNYSIDKLNQSVRLILEAKSKAGLSNYQPSDSIDLLKKINHPNAQALKENIYRQAITLVKDTFLNVPIRDLNKKIVSLSVGVNGITKFQSRISDFCEAQHFFINKNDTISTKILDTIDSADLVIISLHKLSYKQKDSFGLNQNIKNIILNLAKYKRVILVVFGNPYIIKEFNQVPSILLAYEDNFVAQDISAQLLFGTDPIKGSLPLDISPDYYLGKSIKRPSLFRMGYAIPEATGLSSDSLLAIDKLAQKLVDLKVAPGCQILVAKDNKILYQKSFGTLDLNPNNLVQDETLYDLASLTKILASAPALMMMDDDNLLDVKKKLSHYLPFLKGSNKEDISIRDILLHQAKLLTWIPFYKSTLVGLDTFNLIDHRYYRYQCSDSFPICVAEDLFLRADFLDSVRTRIINSKLNEQKKFLYSDLGFYLIPPLVEALTGKNLVDYLQGNFYKPLGLNFLNYNPRESNELILQIAPSEEDTYFRHQTLRGHVHDMGAALLGGVSGHAGLFGNSKDVAIIMQCFLNNGNYGGREYFTAEQISSFTGRDEELGRRGLCFDLRDTSNVEVPYVSSLSSPRTFGHQGFTGTCTWADPDQNLLYVFLSNRTFPNGKINLLHRNRYRLKIHDAIYNAIKPRT
- a CDS encoding FtsX-like permease family protein, with protein sequence MNTTSFLALRYLLKKKSSQAIHLITGISVLGLSVGTAALIIVLSVFNGFENLLSGLFSKHNPDIKIVSKSGKAFNEKSLRIEDISSFPDIKYLSKTLDQTCMLQYDKAQDFGIIKGVDSNFIHVSLLDSALVEGNLRGSSDPNFTWIGLGLANKLGVSLSNVMTDLYVFTPNGDQLNNEFSQEQFSRHPLTPSAIFSLHQDADYEYLFADLELLRKLLNAPDLLTAIEIKIQPKTDISSLIRKIQLICGADFIVKDRYKQDEAFLKIMNLEKWLFFLLFSLTLILVSFTIVGTLWMIVLEKRKDISILKSLGMTTRQIKKIFLLIGLGIGLIGLLSGFVLAMIFYILQMNYALIRVPDEFIIDAYPIALRSGDFLLVSFTVLSIVLLASLLPTAKIREIKAIFRED
- a CDS encoding YebC/PmpR family DNA-binding transcriptional regulator — encoded protein: MGRIFEVRKHKMFARFAKMSKQFARISKDVFMAVKASGPNPDNNPRLRAAMQNAKALNMPKDRLEAAIKKATSKEEKDLEIIIYEGYAPHGIAVLVETATDNHTRTVANIRSYFNKYGGSLGVTGSVSFMFEHKCNFRFKKPADIDPEMLELELIDCGCEELSVEGDEVIVYGAFDAFGKLQAYFEQHNFEIIESGFDRIPTTTKKLSTEQEDEVNKLLDKIEEDDDVQNVYSTME